The DNA window TCACCGTAAGCAATATCATCATACAGTGCCACCAGTCCATCCGACGGGAAATCGTTATGTTCGATCTGTGTGGCAAAATACTCCATCGCCTCATCCAGTGTATCGCTCGTCACCACCCGGTATTCCACGACCTCAAATCCCTGATCTTTCAGCCATTCCATCTGCTGCTGTCTGGAATTGGCAAAATTCACGCCCTCTGCCTTCACCAGGGAAAATGCATAAAAACACACATGACGCTTTGCTGTGATCTCATTGTTTAACTGACGGACCGATCCGCTGCACAGATTTCTCGGATTCTTATATCTTGCATCCACATCCTCGATCTCGCTGTTGATTTTTTCAAACTCGGAGTATGTGATGATCGCTTCTCCGCGAAGCGTCAGTTCCCCCTGGTATGGGATCTTTAACGGAACGTTATCAAACACACGGGCATTGTTAGTAATGACTTCACCGACCACACCGTTTCCACGGGTTACCGCTTTTTGCAGACTGCCCTGATTGTAAGTGAAAACAACCGTCAGTCCGTCCATTTTCCAGGAAAGCAGTGTTTTATGCTCCCCGATAAATCCACGCAGTACTTCCCTGTCTTTCGTTTTATCCAGAGAAAGCATCGGACTTTCGTGTGCTTCTTTCGGAAGTTCATCCACAGCCTCGTATCCTACAGTCGTCGTGGCACTTCCGGCAAGAACCATCTGTGTTTCCTCTTCCAGTTTTACCAGTTCATCGTATAACGCATCATATTCCAGATTGCTTATGATCTCCCGGTCTTCCGCATAATAGGCACGGGATGCTTCTTTTAGGATGCCGGAGAGTTCTTTCATTCGCTGAATTGCTTTTTGCTTTTCTTCTGCTTTCATACGCCACCTCTTGTTTTTCTCTGTTTTTCTTTTCTCTCTTTCACGGACAGAGAGGTGGAACCGGATAGCAGCGCGTCCAGCTTTCTTCTCTCTTCGCCTTCTACGCTGCGCCAGGTTCCCTCTTTCAGGTTTCCAAGCTGTATATTCATGATCCGGACTCTCTGCAAAGTCAGTACCCGGTATCCGAGTGCCTCACACATCCGGCGGATCTGGCGGTTCAGTCCCTGTGTCAGAACGATCCGGAAGCTTTTCTCTCCTGTTTTTTCCACTTTACAGGGGCGCGTCACCGTGTCCAGAATCGCCACGCCACGGCTCATCTGCTGGCAGAATGCTTCTGTGACCGGTTTATTGACCGATACCAGATACTCTTTTTCGTGATAGTTTCCCGCCCGCATGATCTTATTGACGAGTTCGCCGTCATTGGTCAGAAGCAGTAATCCGGTGGAATCTTTGTCCAGACGCCCTACCGGATAGATTCGTTTCGGATATTTCATATAATCCACAATATTGTTTTTTTCTTTTTTTTCTGCGGTGCAGACAATCCCTGCCGGTTTGTTCATCGCCAGAAGTACTTTCTCTTCTTCTTTTTTTACCGGTTTTCCATGCACCCGCACCTCACTGTCCGGTGCGATCTTCATTCCCATGCTGGCTGCTTCTCCGTTCACCGTCACGTAGCCCTGTTCGATCCAGCGGTCTGCCTCTCTCCTCGAGCATACACCGGCATCACTCAGATATTTATTTAACCGAATACTTTCCATCTTTTTCTCCATATGACTCGTTGCCCGCGTAAACGAGATAAAATACGCTTCGCGAATTTTACTCGCTATCGCGGCAGTCGTCAAGGTCCCGTGCAAGCACGGACTTTGACTCGTTGCCCGCGTAAAACAAAGGGCTGTTACTTTAACGTTTTCAGAATCTCTTCTGAAACCAGTCAAAGCAACAGTCCCCTTCTCTTTTCCTGTCTACTGGAACATATCGCCCCTTACATAGCCAGTTTGTCCTTCAAATTCAATTTTGATCCAGTCTCCGTCCTGACCGGTCTTGGTCATGGTCTGTCCGCCCACCAGTTTTCCGATGGACTCTGCATCCTGAGATGGCTCTTTTCTGACATTGCAGTTGGATTTTACAGTAATCTGTGCTCCTTCTGCCGCTTCCATCGCGGAAGATCCTTCCACACCAAGTTCTGACAGATAGCCGGACAGTGCTTCGTCCGAAGCCAGTTTTTCATCGTAGGATGCCTGTGTACTGTTCAGCAGTTCCTGTACATCAGACTCATCAATCTTTTCACTGATATACGCCAGCTGTTCTTCACTCAAATCTGCCACAATGTACAGACTTCCGTCTTCTTTTGTATCCACATACAGATAACTGATTCCCGGAAGAAGGGTATCATAACCTACATATTTGTGGTCGTAAGATGCAAATACCACATAACTGGTATCCGTCATTCCTTTTTTTGTATAAACCTGTACGTTACTGTAGCTTTCAATATACTGGGAATTCGTGATCGCGCTCTCATCGGACGGATCCAGTTCATCCACCAGTCCCTTCAGGCTCTGCACATCTTTGTTGGTCAGTGCTGTATAATACTTTTCAATCAGTGCATTGACCTGCGGATAAGCGTTAAGTTCCAGTTCTTCTGCTGCCGGTGTTGTCTCCGGTTCAGCGGTTACTGTCGGTGTCTCCTCTGCTTCCTGTGTCGGTGTCGGCGTTTCCGCTTCCTGCTGTGTCTCCTGTTTCGGTTCGGTCGTTTTCTGGTTTCCAAACTTCGAGGAAATAAAACGCACACCGAAAAATAAAATCAATACCACTGCCAGAATACCGAATCCCAACATGAAATACCGCAGATTATCTGACAGCCACTCTCTGAAATCATCCATATCGTATGCCTCCTTATGACCGGGTACGATCCTGATTTTTCTTCTGGAAAAATGTAAAAAGAAACGCATCTGGAGGGATTCGAACCCCCGACACATGGTACCGGAAACCATTGCTCTATCCCCTGAGCTACAGATGCGTATCCGTGAGACTTTTACCTTACTCACATCTATAGATAATACCACATCTGTTCTCATTTGTAAAGAGTCTTGTTCGTTAAAACTGGTTTACAGATGAACCCTTCCGTCCTCCGCACGGTAATAATACGCCTGATCGGAAAGCACCTCTCTCGGATCCACCTGGTTCTCATTGATCTCCGTCACAAGTCCTGTCAGTGCCTCCTGCGTCATCCCATCCTCCTCCGGGATCAGTATACATTCATGGACACTGCTTGGCAGCACATAAAACCGTGCTCCCAGCAGTTCCTCCGCCTGTTTTAATACGCCCGGATATAAAAAGGTTCCTGCTCCAAGCGACCGTTCTTTATTGGTCAGAATATACATCGGCTTTTCTTTTCCCTGTGCCAGCCCAAGAAATCCTCTCATATTGATAAATTCCACCGGCAGTTTCAGATACGTGCAGCGCTTTGCATTTTCTTCGAGTTCTTCCTGTGTGATATCCCACAGATCCAGATGAACATTTTCCACCAGGATCGTTGCCTCTGTTTCCCCTTCCTTTCGAATCCGATAGTAGAACACCATCGCCAGATCCAGAATCCGTTTATGCGGAACTTTCTTTAACAGTTCCCGGTTTCTTTCATAATTGATCAGCTTAAAACAGATATTTTCTTTCGCTTCCTCATAGTTTTTAAAGAACTCCGCCGCCACATCAAACTTCGGCTTGCAGTGTTCAAACTGCCACAGTACTTTCCGCACCAGCTGCTCCATCGGGACGCCTCTCTCCCAGTATTTAAAATAATCTTCCAGATAAAAGACCGATGCAACTCTGGCATTTTCTTTTCGCAGCACCAACCCTTCCATAACGATCCCGTTATTCTTTTTGATCTGTTCAGTGGTAATATTCACCCCCTCTTCCATCACTTCTTTCATTCGTTCTAAAAATTCACATCGAAATTCCTGATAATTCAAATTGTTCTCCTTTGATTTGTATGAATTTCAGATGTTCTGTGGGGAAAATGTGACGAAATGTCACAGAAATAGAAATGTAATTTACTTTTATATCATACATGGGTTTTGTTGAAAATGCAAGCGGTTTCTTGTAAAAGAAAAACCCCAGGAAATACGAATTCCTGAGGTTTTGATATGCATTTTTTCTTTAAATCTTATACACGGGACAGATATTCGCCTGTTCTGGTGTCGATTTTGATTTTATCTCCCTGATTTACAAACAGCGGTACGTTTACCTGTGCGCCTGTTTCAACAGTTGCAGGTTTTGTAGCACCCTGAGCGGTATCACCTTTGAATCCAGGTTCTGTTTCAGTGATCTCCAGTTCTACGAACAGAGGCGGCTCGATAGCGAATACACTTCCGTTATAAGAACATACTTTAACAGTTTCGTTCTCTTTTACAAATTTCAGAGAATCGCCAACAGTATCTTTATCAACAGCCATCTGATCATAAGTCTCCATGTTCATGAAGTTGAACAGGTCACCATCTGCATACAGATACTGCATATCTACTCTGTCAATACGAGCCTGTGGGAATTTTTCAGTAGGTCTGAAAGTTTTTTCTACCACACCACCGTTGATGACATTTTTTAATTTTGTTCTTACGAAAGCTGCACCTTTACCAGGTTTTACATGCTGAAATTCGAGAATCTGAACAACGTTTCCATCGATTTCCAATGTTACACCGTTTCTGAAATCTCCTGCTGAAATCATATGATATTCCTCCTTATAACTCACAATACCCGGTGATTTCCGGGTATCTGCCGTCTTAATATATTTGAGCTTGGCTACTCATATTCTATAATAACTACAGGGATTTTTCAACTAATTTTTTCAAATACGCCCAGATTTCCTGTTTTTCTGATAAAAATGCAAAACAATTTTCTCCAGATACCGTTTCAAGACAATCTGAATCTCTTCTTTCGGATGGATCGGTTTTACCAGGATGTTCGCCATTCCCGTGCGTTTTGCTCCGTACACATCGGTAAACAGCTGATCCCCGATAAACATCGTATTGGACAGATCTGTATGCATCAGTTCCATCGCTTTCCGATAATTCTTACGGGAAGGCTTATGTGCATCCTCTATAAAATACACCTGTACATCTTTATTAAACATCTGCACACGCTCCAGCTGATTGTTCGATAACAGACAGCAGGAAAAACCAAGTTCTTTCAGATGAGCGAACAGTGCTTTCGCCCGCTCATCTGCCGGTTCTCCGTGAGGTACCAGAGTGTTGTCGATATCAAAGATCAGCCCCCGGTATCCTTTCTTATACAGTTCATCAAAATCAATCTGGTAGGTGGAATCCATCCACGCATCCGGATAAAATGTTTCAAACAGCATCTTTTGTTCTCCCTCTCATCAACGGTTTAAAAACCATTTCATTTCCTCAAATTTCTCTTCCATCAGATCATAACCATGCTGATAAAAGTTCTCCAGCTTCTGTGTATCCCTCTCCAGACGGGCTACCGGCTCAATCTTCGGTCTGAGAACAAATACTTTTCCTTCTTTTTCCCATTTGTCAATATAATACAACGTCTTGTTATAGACTTTTGCACGCTGTTCGAGTACTTCGACCAGTTTTGGATATTTCTTTCCGTAAGCGAGTTCAAACAGACGGTCCTGTTTTCCGCTGGAATGTTTCCGATAGCCTTTATTTCTGGTCAGAATGATTACATTTCTCTGATGTCCTGTCTTCAGGGAATGGATGATGGGGATGGAATCGGCCACTCCACCATCCACATACGGAATGCCGTCCACAAATACTGTTTTCGTCGCCAGCGGCATACTGCACGACGCTCTGCAGATATCCATCATCCGTTTTGCACTGGAGTGTTCGCTCAGATATTCCGCTTTTCCTGTAATGCAGTTGGTCACCACCATCTCGCACTGCATGTCCGAATTCAGGAAAGTATCAAAATCAAACGGAAAGATTTCATTCGGATATTTTTCAAAAATCAGATCCATATCCAGCAATGTTCCCGTCTTCAGTGTATTTTTTATTGTTACATAACGCTTCTTCTTATCCGTAATAATGGTACAGTTCTTTGTACGCAGTGGCTGCCTTGACACATAATCCACCGCATTGCACGCACCTGCGGAAGTTCCCACCACATACGGAATATAAAAATCCTGTTCCATCAGATAGTCCAGTGCTCCGCTGGTAAAAACCCCCCTGTTTGCTCCACCTTCCAGTACCAGACCTGCTCGTTTCATGTTTGTAACGCTTCCTTTCTTCTTTGTTTACCGTTCTTCCAGAGGACGGTAAATTTCTTCTTCTTTTACTGTTTTATAAGCCGGACGAATAATCTTATCCATATTGATCAGCTCTTCCATCCGGTGTGCACTCCATCCGACGATACGTGCAATGGCAAACATTGGTGTAAACAGCTCGGTCGGAAGATCCAGCATGCTGTACACAAATCCGCTGTAGAAGTCCACATTGGCACTTACACCTTTATAAATGTGACGCTCTTCTCCAATGATCTTCGGTGCCAGCTGTTCCACCATACTGTAAAGTGCAAAGTCTTTATCTTTTCCCTTTTCATGGGCCAGTTTTTGTACGAACCCTTTGAAGATTTCTGCTCTCGGATCGGAAATGGAATATACAGCATGCCCCATTCCATAGATCAGGCCTTTTTTATCAAAAGCTTCTTTATGAAGCAGCGCGCGAAGGTAAGCTCCTACTTCTTCCTCATCCGTCCAGTCTTTCACCTGTTTTTTCATGTCTTTGAACATCTGGACGACTTTGATATTGGCACCACCGTGCTTCGGTCCTTTCAGGGAACCCAGGGCGGCTGCTATTGCCGAATACGTGTCTGTTCCTGAAGAAGTCACCACATGAGTGGTAAATGTTGAGTTATTACCACCACCATGCTCCATATGCAGCACCAGCGCAAGATCCAGAATCGTTGCCTCCAACTGCGTATACTGCATATCCGGACGAAGCATCAGCAAAATATTTTCCGCAACAGAAAGTTTCGGATCCGGATTATGAATATACAGACTTTTTCCTTTAATATAATGATTGTATGCCTGATAACTGTAGACCGACAGCATCGGAAAAACACTGATAAGATTCAGACACTGGCGGAGGACATTCGGCAGAGAAGTATCATCTGCATTATGGTCATAGGCGTATAACGTCAGCACACTTCTGGATAACGTATTCATCATATCCTTGGTCGGTGCTTTCATGATAACATCGCGGACAAAGTTCTTCGGCAGAGATCGCTGACCCGCCAGCAGAACCTTAAAGTCTGCCAGTTCTTTTTCGTCGGGCAGTTTTCCGAATAACAGCAGATACGTAACTTCTTCAAATCCAAAACGCTGTTCTCTTAAAAATCCCTGCGTCAGTTCATGGATATCATACCCACGATAATATAATCTACCTTCACAGGGAACTGTTTTCCCATCCACCACATCTGTGGAACAAATGGATGAAATCTGTGTCAGACCTGCCAACACACCTTTTCCGTTGACATCACGCAGCCCACGTTTTACATCGTATTTTCCATACAAAGACGGATCCATCTTACTGTTTTCCACGCATACCTGTGTTAAGCTTTCCATCTCCGGTGTTACTTTCAATTTAAATCCTGCCATATTCTTTCCTCCTGTCCTCTTATTCGTAACTGTCAGACTTTTCGATAATTACGTTACTTCTTTTTCATATTATCTGATTTTTCTTTTATTACTCTGCTTTTTTTATGTCTGTCTTGTTATTTTCTGGAGAGAGTATCAGTTATGACTATTATACAGACGAATGCTTTTCACCGCAATAATTGAATTCTTAAAAAAATATGAAACTTTTATGCCTTTTTCAGAACAGGACATTAGATTTTTTTAACTATTCAACAGACGTTGTGAAAGATACGGACAGTTACGATTTTTTTATTTTTCAAGTCCCAGTTCTTTTGCCCGGTCCGGGAAATTTGTGAAAATACCGTCGACGTTCCAGTTGTTTAACTGTTTCATGAGTTCTTTTTTGTTGACAGTCCACACATTGACACCAATCCCATGCGCATGACAGTCCTGCACCATCTCTTCTGTCAGAAAGTTTTTATCCGGGTGATAATATTCCACACCATTTTCTTCTGTGAAAAATCCCATATTGTCCATCCGTGCTTCCATCAGATATCCCATTGGAACCTCCGGCAGCAACTTCTTGCATTTGTTGATGGATACCAGATTAAAAGAAGAAAAGATCACGCGGTCTTCCATTCCGAATTCCCGCACCATATCGATCACCTTTTCTTCCAGGTGTTCATAATAGTATACACTGTTTTTCAGCTCAATATTTGTAACAAGTCCTGTGTCTTTTACCCAGGTCAGATATTCCCGCAGGGTTGGGATCCGCTGAAACTCATATTCCCCTTCGAATTTTCCATAGCAGTCCACCAGACACAGCTCCCGATACATATAATCACGTATATATCCTGTTCCGCTGGTTGTCCGGTCAATGGTTTCGTCGTGCATGATCACAATCTCGTCATCTTTCGTCAGCTGGACGTCCAGCTCAATCCCATAGCAGCCCACTTCTGCTGCCTTTTTAAACGCCAGCATCGTATTTTCTGGATATTTTCCGCTGAATCCTCGATGTGCAAATACCTTCATAATTACCCCTTCTTTCCTGTACTTCTAAAATTGTTGTCTGTTCAATTTTAGAAAAATACATTTCTTTGCTTCCCTCAGTATGACAGATTATTGTCTGATTTTCAACCATAACGAGATAAAATACGCTTACTTTGACTCGTTACCCGCGTAAAAAGAGAGCAGAAAACTTTATGAAATCCATAAAATTTTCTGCTCTTTTTCTAATTTTCAATACCTTTGCTTACTTTCGGTTTCTGCCACTGGTAATCTCCGTCTACCAGATTGTCATTTTGTGCTTCCGGCGCCTGTGGAACTCTCAGTACAAAGACCGGATCGATGTACGGATTGAGCAATCGTTTTCCGTTCAGCACACCAGAGGTATTTCCTGTATTGTCTGCCACCACAGCCACTTTTTTCTGGCTGTTGTTTTGCAGGCTGTCTCCCACCTGTCCATCTGCATCGTTTCCACGCACGATCTGTGAGGAAGGATCTCCCGTTCCGATCTCCGCCTCCATCGTAATCTGATCTCCATCATCCGTTGCAGCTTCCGTATTCTGTGTATCATTTTCCTGACCGTTTGCAGCGTCTGCGGTTTCCGCTTCCTGCGTCGGTGTCGGCGTCACTACATTGCCCTCATCATCCAGCACATCCGCACCGTAGATCGTCTCTTTCAGTTTCCGTACGGTTGACTCCCAGTCCGGAACAAGGTCTCCGTTATAGCTGTGGTACATGCCATCATAAGGGATCCGGTCTGAAACAATTTTATAATTGATCAGTGTCGGTGCCTTTGCCAGCAATCCCCAGAATTCGCTTTCCGGTACGTTATGCGTCAGCAGTGGAAGCAGACGGGTCGCCAGACGATCCATGTCCTCAAAACTCATCTCTTTTACCTTGTCGAGAAGTTTTAACAGAACCTCTCTCTGACGCTCGGTACGCTGGTAATCGGAATTTCCTACCTTTCGGATACGCGCATAGGCTACCGCCTGCATACCGTTGCACTGGTAAGTTCCCTCTCCCGGAATCAGGTATTTCTTGGACTTTAATCCCAGAATCCTGCACTGCTGTTTGATGCTCTTATTGGCATTTTCCGCTTCTTTCGGCGTAAATGTCAGTTCGATGCTGCCGATCTCATCAATAATATCGATCATGGAACCAAAGTCTACCGTCACATAACGGTCAACATCGATCTTATAGTTTTCCTCCACCGTCTGCGTCAGTAACGGTCCACCACCATTCGGATAGGTTGCATTTAACTTACGGTAGCCGATTCCCGGAATCATTACATGGGTATCACGCATCAGGGAAATCATGGAAATCTGCTCCAGCCGGTAGTTAATGGAAATCAGGATCATCGAATCCGAGTTTCCGATCCATCCCTTATCTGTGGTATCCAGACCGACCAGCATAATATTGTATACATTACCATCTGTTGTGATCGGCTCTGTGGATGCATACTGTGCCATGTTCTGCTGTGCTTCCAGCAGTTCCGGATCGATTTCTTCCTGCACTTCCTCTGTTTCTTCTTCTGCCGCTTCTTCCTGCTGCTGTTCTTCTTTCTGTTTTTCAATCATCTCCTGAACTTCTTCGTCCGACATATAGTTGGTTTTTGTGTAGTACCGGTGACCAACGTAATATACCACGCCCGCAATGATTGCAATCAGCACCAGAAGAATCCCGACAACGATCGCCGCTTTCTTTTTTTTCGACATCTTCGGCTTCTTTTTCTGCGTCGTTTCTTCCTGCTCTTTATCGTCTGCTGACACGCTTGACAGCCTCCTTTTTTTTAATTTAGTTATCCGCGTAAATGATACCATTTACCCTATTTTTTGTCAATCAGTGTCGATATCTGTTATTTCTGTAACAAAGACACAAGAAGCGGCAGGATCAGACTTTCCTGCCGCTTCTCTTATATTATCTTATTTCTGTCCGTAATACGCATTTACTCCGTGTTTCCGGTAATAGTGCTTGTCCTGTAACTCCTGTGGTGCCGGTTTTACCTGCGGATTGATCATCTCACAGCGGGCAGCCATCTTGGCAACCTCTTCGAGTACCACAGCGTTATGAACCGCTTCGTGTCCGTCTTTTCCCCAGGTGAACGGTCCGTGATTTTTACACAGGACTGCCGGTACCGCTTCATAATCTTTATCTTTAAAATAATCCACGATCAGAAGCCCTGTATTTTTCTCATATGCCATATCAATCTCTTCTTTTGTCAGGCAGCGTACACACGGGATTTCTCCGTACATGTAATCCGCATGAGTGGTTCCGTAACACGGGATTCCTCTTCCTGCCTGTGCCCAGCTGGTTGCCCATGGGGAATGTGTATGTACCACACCGCCAATCTTTGGAAATGCACGGTACAGTTCCAGATGCGTCGGCGTATCGGAGGATGGATTGTATCTTCCCTCAATCTTATTACCCTCAAGGTCCATGATCACCATATCATCCGGTGTCAGTTTTTCATAGTCAACACCGCTTGGTTTGATGGCAAAATATCCGGTTTCCCGGTCAATCTGGCTGACATTTCCCCAGGTAAAGGTTACCAGATTGTGTTTTGGAAGCAGCATATTAGCTTCGTATACCGCTTTTTTCAATTCTTCTAACATAGTTTCCTCCTGCCTAGTGCAGATGTACTACTGCTGCACGCTCAATCTCCAGTCCCTCTTTATATCTGTCCATAAACACTTCAAATCCTTCCACATCCTTCGGATCCGGTGCAATCTGTACACTTTCTTCTTTTGCAAATACCTGTTCTTCCAGATAAGAAGCAAGGCTCTCGCTTTCTGCCTTATTTTTACGGTACGCAGCCAGAAGAGCGATTCCCCAGGCGCCGCCTTCTCCTGCTGTTTCCATCACGGATACCGGCGCATTGACCGCTGCCGCCATCACTTTCTGTCCCACACCTTTTGTCTTGAAGAAACCACCGTGGCCAAGAATCTTATCCACAACCACACCTTCTTCTTTTAACAGGATATCCATACCCAGTTTCAGTGCACCCACACTTGTAAACAGGTGGCTTCGCATAAAGTTCGCCAGGGTAAATTTGCTGTCCGGTGTGCGGACAAATAACGGACGTCCCTCTTCAAAGTGTGTAATATGTTCTCCGGAAAAATAGCAGTATGGAAGCAGTCCGCCGCAGTCCGCATCTCCCTCTAAGGCTTTGTTATATAAAGTACCGTACAATGTATTAGTATCTACTTTCACGCCGAAACTTTCCAGATTTTCCCGGAACAGGTTCACCCATGCGTTCAGATCCGAGGTACA is part of the Blautia faecicola genome and encodes:
- the rluF gene encoding 23S rRNA pseudouridine(2604) synthase RluF; its protein translation is MESIRLNKYLSDAGVCSRREADRWIEQGYVTVNGEAASMGMKIAPDSEVRVHGKPVKKEEEKVLLAMNKPAGIVCTAEKKEKNNIVDYMKYPKRIYPVGRLDKDSTGLLLLTNDGELVNKIMRAGNYHEKEYLVSVNKPVTEAFCQQMSRGVAILDTVTRPCKVEKTGEKSFRIVLTQGLNRQIRRMCEALGYRVLTLQRVRIMNIQLGNLKEGTWRSVEGEERRKLDALLSGSTSLSVKERKEKQRKTRGGV
- a CDS encoding SH3 domain-containing protein — encoded protein: MDDFREWLSDNLRYFMLGFGILAVVLILFFGVRFISSKFGNQKTTEPKQETQQEAETPTPTQEAEETPTVTAEPETTPAAEELELNAYPQVNALIEKYYTALTNKDVQSLKGLVDELDPSDESAITNSQYIESYSNVQVYTKKGMTDTSYVVFASYDHKYVGYDTLLPGISYLYVDTKEDGSLYIVADLSEEQLAYISEKIDESDVQELLNSTQASYDEKLASDEALSGYLSELGVEGSSAMEAAEGAQITVKSNCNVRKEPSQDAESIGKLVGGQTMTKTGQDGDWIKIEFEGQTGYVRGDMFQ
- a CDS encoding DUF5688 family protein, whose protein sequence is MNYQEFRCEFLERMKEVMEEGVNITTEQIKKNNGIVMEGLVLRKENARVASVFYLEDYFKYWERGVPMEQLVRKVLWQFEHCKPKFDVAAEFFKNYEEAKENICFKLINYERNRELLKKVPHKRILDLAMVFYYRIRKEGETEATILVENVHLDLWDITQEELEENAKRCTYLKLPVEFINMRGFLGLAQGKEKPMYILTNKERSLGAGTFLYPGVLKQAEELLGARFYVLPSSVHECILIPEEDGMTQEALTGLVTEINENQVDPREVLSDQAYYYRAEDGRVHL
- the efp gene encoding elongation factor P, translating into MISAGDFRNGVTLEIDGNVVQILEFQHVKPGKGAAFVRTKLKNVINGGVVEKTFRPTEKFPQARIDRVDMQYLYADGDLFNFMNMETYDQMAVDKDTVGDSLKFVKENETVKVCSYNGSVFAIEPPLFVELEITETEPGFKGDTAQGATKPATVETGAQVNVPLFVNQGDKIKIDTRTGEYLSRV
- a CDS encoding YqeG family HAD IIIA-type phosphatase, with product MFETFYPDAWMDSTYQIDFDELYKKGYRGLIFDIDNTLVPHGEPADERAKALFAHLKELGFSCCLLSNNQLERVQMFNKDVQVYFIEDAHKPSRKNYRKAMELMHTDLSNTMFIGDQLFTDVYGAKRTGMANILVKPIHPKEEIQIVLKRYLEKIVLHFYQKNRKSGRI
- a CDS encoding patatin-like phospholipase family protein produces the protein MKRAGLVLEGGANRGVFTSGALDYLMEQDFYIPYVVGTSAGACNAVDYVSRQPLRTKNCTIITDKKKRYVTIKNTLKTGTLLDMDLIFEKYPNEIFPFDFDTFLNSDMQCEMVVTNCITGKAEYLSEHSSAKRMMDICRASCSMPLATKTVFVDGIPYVDGGVADSIPIIHSLKTGHQRNVIILTRNKGYRKHSSGKQDRLFELAYGKKYPKLVEVLEQRAKVYNKTLYYIDKWEKEGKVFVLRPKIEPVARLERDTQKLENFYQHGYDLMEEKFEEMKWFLNR
- a CDS encoding citrate/2-methylcitrate synthase, with amino-acid sequence MAGFKLKVTPEMESLTQVCVENSKMDPSLYGKYDVKRGLRDVNGKGVLAGLTQISSICSTDVVDGKTVPCEGRLYYRGYDIHELTQGFLREQRFGFEEVTYLLLFGKLPDEKELADFKVLLAGQRSLPKNFVRDVIMKAPTKDMMNTLSRSVLTLYAYDHNADDTSLPNVLRQCLNLISVFPMLSVYSYQAYNHYIKGKSLYIHNPDPKLSVAENILLMLRPDMQYTQLEATILDLALVLHMEHGGGNNSTFTTHVVTSSGTDTYSAIAAALGSLKGPKHGGANIKVVQMFKDMKKQVKDWTDEEEVGAYLRALLHKEAFDKKGLIYGMGHAVYSISDPRAEIFKGFVQKLAHEKGKDKDFALYSMVEQLAPKIIGEERHIYKGVSANVDFYSGFVYSMLDLPTELFTPMFAIARIVGWSAHRMEELINMDKIIRPAYKTVKEEEIYRPLEER
- a CDS encoding glycerophosphodiester phosphodiesterase, translated to MKVFAHRGFSGKYPENTMLAFKKAAEVGCYGIELDVQLTKDDEIVIMHDETIDRTTSGTGYIRDYMYRELCLVDCYGKFEGEYEFQRIPTLREYLTWVKDTGLVTNIELKNSVYYYEHLEEKVIDMVREFGMEDRVIFSSFNLVSINKCKKLLPEVPMGYLMEARMDNMGFFTEENGVEYYHPDKNFLTEEMVQDCHAHGIGVNVWTVNKKELMKQLNNWNVDGIFTNFPDRAKELGLEK
- a CDS encoding LCP family protein, translating into MSADDKEQEETTQKKKPKMSKKKKAAIVVGILLVLIAIIAGVVYYVGHRYYTKTNYMSDEEVQEMIEKQKEEQQQEEAAEEETEEVQEEIDPELLEAQQNMAQYASTEPITTDGNVYNIMLVGLDTTDKGWIGNSDSMILISINYRLEQISMISLMRDTHVMIPGIGYRKLNATYPNGGGPLLTQTVEENYKIDVDRYVTVDFGSMIDIIDEIGSIELTFTPKEAENANKSIKQQCRILGLKSKKYLIPGEGTYQCNGMQAVAYARIRKVGNSDYQRTERQREVLLKLLDKVKEMSFEDMDRLATRLLPLLTHNVPESEFWGLLAKAPTLINYKIVSDRIPYDGMYHSYNGDLVPDWESTVRKLKETIYGADVLDDEGNVVTPTPTQEAETADAANGQENDTQNTEAATDDGDQITMEAEIGTGDPSSQIVRGNDADGQVGDSLQNNSQKKVAVVADNTGNTSGVLNGKRLLNPYIDPVFVLRVPQAPEAQNDNLVDGDYQWQKPKVSKGIEN
- a CDS encoding L-ribulose-5-phosphate 4-epimerase; the encoded protein is MLEELKKAVYEANMLLPKHNLVTFTWGNVSQIDRETGYFAIKPSGVDYEKLTPDDMVIMDLEGNKIEGRYNPSSDTPTHLELYRAFPKIGGVVHTHSPWATSWAQAGRGIPCYGTTHADYMYGEIPCVRCLTKEEIDMAYEKNTGLLIVDYFKDKDYEAVPAVLCKNHGPFTWGKDGHEAVHNAVVLEEVAKMAARCEMINPQVKPAPQELQDKHYYRKHGVNAYYGQK